From the Lepus europaeus isolate LE1 chromosome 12, mLepTim1.pri, whole genome shotgun sequence genome, one window contains:
- the LOC133771132 gene encoding histo-blood group ABO system transferase 2-like, with protein MLYPQPKALTPSRSDVLVLTPWLAPIVWEGTFSPEILDEQFRLQNVTVGLTVFAVKKYVAFLRLFLETAEQHFMVGHRVTYYVFTDRPADVPRVPLREGRRLAVLAVRSHARWQDVSMHRMETISRFSEQRFRHEVDYLVCADVDMKFRDHVGVEILSPLFGTLHPGFYRADRQAFTYERRPRSQAYIPPDEGDFYYMGALFGGSVAEVQRLTSACHQAMVLDKANGIEAVWHDESHLNKYLLYHKPTKVLSPEYLWDQQLLGWPSVMKKLRFVAVPKNHEEMRSP; from the exons ATGCTGTACCCCCAGCCGAAGGCGCTGACTCCCTC ACGGAGCGATGTCCTCGTGCTgaccccctggctggctcccaTCGTGTGGGAGGGGACCTTCAGCCCTGAGATCCTGGACGAGCAGTTCCGGCTGCAGAACGTGACCGTGGGACTGACCGTGTTTGCCGTCAAGAA GTACGTGGCATTCCTGCGGCTGTTCCTGGAGACGGCGGAGCAGCACTTCATGGTGGGCCACCGCGTCACCTACTACGTCTTCACCGACCGGCCGGCCGACGTGCCCCGCGTGCCGCTGCGGGAGGGCCGGCGGCTGGCGGTGCTGGCCGTGCGCAGCCACGCGCGCTGGCAGGACGTGTCCATGCATCGCATGGAGACGATCAGCCGCTTCTCGGAGCAGCGCTTCCGCCACGAGGTGGACTACCTGGTGTGCGCCGACGTGGACATGAAGTTCCGGGACCACGTGGGCGTGGAGATCCTCAGCCCGCTGTTTGGCACCCTGCACCCCGGCTTCTACAGAGCCGACCGCCAGGCCTTCACCTACGAGCGGCGGCCGCGGTCGCAGGCGTACATCCCCCCGGACGAGGGCGACTTCTACTACATGGGGGCCTTGTTCGGGGGCTCGGTGGCCGAGGTGCAGCGGCTCACCAGCGCCTGTCACCAGGCCATGGTGCTGGACAAAGCCAACGGCATCGAGGCCGTGTGGCATGACGAGAGCCACCTCAACAagtacctgctgtaccacaagccCACCAAGGTGCTGTCCCCCGAGTACCTGTGGGACCAGCAGCTGCTGGGCTGGCCCTCGGTCATGAAGAAGCTGAGGTTCGTGGCTGTGCCCAAGAACCACGAGGAGATGCGGAGCCcgtga
- the MRPS2 gene encoding small ribosomal subunit protein uS2m, with product MAPAAATLSRLLCAGAWRRPQLCTKAARGPVRPGWRTLGSGPAPAVRERGDHSGVGGLAPDVRDQVLREPLKHADFFNVRELFSVRSLFEARVHLGHKAGCRHRFMEPYIFGSRLNQDIIDLEQTAAHLQLALNFTAHVAYRGGVILFVSRSRQFSHLVESTARACGEYAHTRYFKGGLLTNAGLLFGPAVRLPDLLIFLHTLNNVFEPHVAVRDAAKMNIPTVGVVDTNCNPCLVTYPVPGNDDSPPAVQLFCHLFRLAISRAKEKRRQVEALYRLQGAGGQGAHTRPPEPGPAP from the exons ATGGCGCCCGCCGCGGCCACGCTGTCGCGCCTGCTGTGCGCGG GTgcctggcgccggccccagctctgcACGAAGGCGGCGCGCGGCCCCGTCCGGCCCGGCTGGAGGACGCTGGGCAGCGGCCCGGCCCCGGCGGTCCGCGAGCGCGGGGACCACAGCG GTGTCGGTGGCCTGGCCCCGGACGTCCGTGACCAGGTCCTCCGGGAGCCGCTCAAGCACGCCGACTTCTTCAACGTGCGGGAGCTCTTCTCCGTGAGGAGCCTGTTCGAGGCCCGCGTGCACCTGGGCCACAAGGCCGGCTGTCGGCACAG GTTCATGGAGCCCTACATCTTCGGGAGTCGGCTGAACCAGGACATCATCGACCTGGAGCAGACGGCCGCGCACCTGCAGCTGGCACTCAACTTCACGGCGCACGTGGCCTACCGCGGGGGCGTCATCCTGTTCGTGAGCCGCAGCCGGCAGTTCTCGCACCTGGTGGAGAGCACGGCGCGCGCCTGCGGCGAGTACGCGCACACGCGCTACTTCAAGGGCGGCCTGCTGACCAACGCCGGCCTCCTGTTCGGCCCCGCCGTGCGCCTGCCCGACCTGCTCATCTTCCTGCACACGCTCAACAACGTGTTCGAGCCGCACGTGGCCGTGAGGGACGCGGCCAAGATGAACATCCCCACGGTGGGCGTGGTGGACACCAACTGCAACCCCTGCCTCGTCACCTACCCCGTGCCCGGCAACGACGACTCCCCGCCCGCCGTGCAGCTCTTCTGCCACCTCTTCCGGCTGGCCATCAGCCGCGCCAAGGAGAAGCGCCGGCAGGTCGAGGCCTTGTACCGCCTCCAGGGCGCCGGGGGCCAGGGAGCGCACACCAGGCCGCCCGAGCCGGGCCCTGCGCCCTAG